Part of the Rhodococcus sp. OK302 genome is shown below.
CAGATCGGGGCGAAGGACTGACGCACCCGCGCGGTGAGGTGCACGGAAGTGGGCTCGAAGTTGTCGGCAAAATCTGCCGTCGACACCGGCGGCCCCACTTGGGGCCGTGGAGCAGTCGATTCCCCGCGGTTCTTGAAACGGGATTTAACGCCGCTCTTGACCTGTTCCCAAGTGCGTTCACGGTGCACAGTCGAATAGCCGGTGATGGTTCCCCGGTCAGGCGAAAGGACCAGTGCATAGCCATCTCTGGACATCTGCAGGTACCCACCGCCCGATAGGAATCGCGCAGACTTGAGCAGAAAATCTTCCAGCATGCTGCGCAACTGAATCTCTGCAGCCTTCAGATCCCCACCGTGGTGGTACCGGAAACTGTCCACGGCGCGCAGCGAGACGCGGACGTCCGCAACATCCTCGATCGTGATGTCCCCAATGGGAGTATCTTGCGACATCCGGATGTGCTTGGACGTCCCGCGCGGTGAACCGACTGACACGGGAGCTTTCGAGTGTTCCGAACGCGCAAACCCGTGACAATCACTGTCGCGGCACCAACCGTCGTAATTGGTGGTCTCGTTGGTGCACCGGACACCGTCCCGACGAAATCGCGTGCAAACAGCCATTCAGACATTATGCGCACACCTGCCGACAACCTTTGGGACGCTGGGACTACTCGCCTTCGAGTTCGCCTTCCGTCTCCAAATACACCTGACGCAGTCCGTCGAGCGTCTTCTGCTCCGGGTGCTCCCACATCTTGCGCTCGGCGGCTTCGAGCAATCGCTCGGCGATGCCGTGCAATGCCCACGGGTTGGAGGCCGTCATGAACTTCTGGTTCTGCTCGTCCAGAACATAAGTCTCGGCGAGCTTCTCGTACATCCAGTCTGCAACAACGTTGGTGGTGGCGTCGTAGCCGAAGAGGTAGTCGACGGTAGCCGCCATCTCGAAGGCACCCTTGTATCCATGGCGGCGCATGGCGTCGAGCCACCGCGGATTGACGACGCGCGCCCGGAAAACTCGTGCCGTTTCTTCCGAAAGTGTGCGTGTCCGAACCGATTCCGGCCGGGTACTGTCACCGATATATGCCTCGGGAGACTTGCCGGTCAAGGCACGAACGGTGGCAACCATGCCGCCGTGGTACTGGAAGTAGTCATCGGAGTCGGCGATATCGTGTTCACGGGTGTCAGTGTTCTTGGCCGCCACGTTGATTCGACGGTAGGCGCTGCGCATGTCGTCGGCAGCGGGGATGCCGTCGAGGCCGCGTCCGTAGGCGAAGCCGCCCCAGTTGGTGTACACCTCGGCGAGGTCGTCGTCGCCACGCCAGGTCTTCGAGTCGATCAACTGGAGCAGGCCGGCGCCGTACGTCCCGGGCTTGGAGCCGAAAATACGAGTGGTCGCGCGCCGGGCATCACCGTGTTCGGCCAGGTCTGCCTGCGCGTGGGCCCGAACATAGTTCTGCTCGTCCGTCTCGTCCAGTGCGGCAACCAACTGCACGGCGTCGTCAAGAAGTGCCAGGACGTGCGGGAACGCATCACGGAAGAAGCCCGAAATGCGGACAGTGACGTCGATACGGGGGCGGCCGAGTTCTTCGAGATCGATCACCTCGAGGCTGACGACGCGCCGACTGGCTTCGTCCCACACCGGACGGACACCGAGCAGTGCGAATACCTCGGCGATGTCGTCCCCGGAGGTACGCATCGCGGCGGTCCCCCACACCGACAAGCCGACCGAGCGCGGGTACTCGCCGTGATCGGCCAGGTACCGCGCCGCGAGGGATTCTGCCATCGCCTGACCCGTCTCCCACGCCAAGCGAGATGGAACCGCCTTGGGATCCACCGAGTAGAAGTTACGGCCCGTGGGCAACACATTGATCAGCCCGCGCAGCGGTGATCCGCTGGGTCCGGCCGCAATGAAACCACCGTTCAGCGCATGCAGAACCTGCTTGATCTCGTTGTCGGTCTGACGCAACCGCGGAACCACCTCGGTGGCCGCGAACTGCAAGATCTTCACAACCGTCGGGTCGTCGCTGAGTTCCTCGGCAGCCGAAGGATTCCACTCGGCTTCGGACATCGCGCGAACCAAAGCGTGTGCCTGCGCTTCGATGTCGTCGACGCGGTTGCGCGATTCGTCGCCGTCCTCGCTCAGGCCCAGCGCCTCACGCAGACCGGGAACCGTGTGTTCGCCGCCCCACATCTGGCGGGCACGGAGCATCGCGAGAACGAGTTCGATTTCAGCGTCGCCTTGCGGTGCGCGGCCGAGAATGTGCAGTCCGTCGCGGATCTGGACGTCCTTGATCTCGCACAGCCAACCGTCGACATGCAGGAGCATGTCGTCGAACACGTCTTCTTCGGGCCGCTCGGCAAGTCCCAGGTCATGGTCCATTTTGGCGGCGCGCATGAGCGTCCAGATCTGCTGGCGGATGGCCGGCAGTTTGGACGGGTCGAGAGCGGAGATGTTGGAGTGCTCGTCGAGAAGTTGCTCGAGTCGGGAGATGTCTCCGTAGCTTTCGGCGCGCGCCATCGGCGGGATCAGGTGATCCACCAACGTTGCGTGTGCGCGGCGCTTGGCCTGCGTTCCCTCTCCCGGGTCGTTGACCAGGAACGGGTAGATCAGTGGCAGGTCACCGAGCGCGGCATCGGTCCCGCAACTGCTGGACATGCCGAGTGTCTTGCCGGGCAGCCATTCAAGGTTGCCGTGCTTACCGAGGTGAACGACGGCGTCGGCTCCGAATCCACCGGCCTCGGGCGCAGCGGCAATCCAGCGGTACGCAGCAAGGTAGTGATGACTCGGGGGCAGATCGGGATCGTGGTAGATCGCGACGGGCTTTTCGCCGAATCCCCGGGGCGGCTGGACCATCAGAACGATGTTGTTGAATCGCAGTGCGGCGATGACGATTTCGCCTTCGGGGTCCTGCGAGCGATCAACGTAGAGCTCACCGGGCGCGTCACCC
Proteins encoded:
- the cobN gene encoding cobaltochelatase subunit CobN codes for the protein MILLLSTSDTDLLSARAGQDVGDDVSYRWANPSRLLVAEDLPPLLEGVDLVVVRILGSRRTWEDGLDMVLASGLPVVVLGGEHAPDADLMECSTVSAGVAAEAHNYLAEGGAHNLANLHHFLSDTVLLTGHGFDPPTRLPSWGIADFAPEIAENSGPVIAVLYYRAQHLAGNTRYIQALCDAIADAGGTALPIYCASLRTAESELLTTLRRADAMVVTVLAAGGTKPATASAGGDDEAWDVAALAALDVPILQGLCLTSSRATWEENSDGLTPLDVATQVAVPEFDGRIITVPFSFKEIDADGLSTYAPDPERAARVAGIAVRHGKLRHIPTTERRIALMLSAYPTKHARIGNAVGLDTPASAIDLLTEMRSAGYDLGPIDGPDAVPGLAAKDGDALIHALIAAGGQDPDWLTAEQLEGNPIRISASRYREWFATLPEELRSGVEEHWGDAPGELYVDRSQDPEGEIVIAALRFNNIVLMVQPPRGFGEKPVAIYHDPDLPPSHHYLAAYRWIAAAPEAGGFGADAVVHLGKHGNLEWLPGKTLGMSSSCGTDAALGDLPLIYPFLVNDPGEGTQAKRRAHATLVDHLIPPMARAESYGDISRLEQLLDEHSNISALDPSKLPAIRQQIWTLMRAAKMDHDLGLAERPEEDVFDDMLLHVDGWLCEIKDVQIRDGLHILGRAPQGDAEIELVLAMLRARQMWGGEHTVPGLREALGLSEDGDESRNRVDDIEAQAHALVRAMSEAEWNPSAAEELSDDPTVVKILQFAATEVVPRLRQTDNEIKQVLHALNGGFIAAGPSGSPLRGLINVLPTGRNFYSVDPKAVPSRLAWETGQAMAESLAARYLADHGEYPRSVGLSVWGTAAMRTSGDDIAEVFALLGVRPVWDEASRRVVSLEVIDLEELGRPRIDVTVRISGFFRDAFPHVLALLDDAVQLVAALDETDEQNYVRAHAQADLAEHGDARRATTRIFGSKPGTYGAGLLQLIDSKTWRGDDDLAEVYTNWGGFAYGRGLDGIPAADDMRSAYRRINVAAKNTDTREHDIADSDDYFQYHGGMVATVRALTGKSPEAYIGDSTRPESVRTRTLSEETARVFRARVVNPRWLDAMRRHGYKGAFEMAATVDYLFGYDATTNVVADWMYEKLAETYVLDEQNQKFMTASNPWALHGIAERLLEAAERKMWEHPEQKTLDGLRQVYLETEGELEGE